DNA from Kryptolebias marmoratus isolate JLee-2015 linkage group LG15, ASM164957v2, whole genome shotgun sequence:
ccataaacactttttttttaggttcgTATCCTGCACGCATGTGGGTTTAGTGTGTTGCTGACCAGTTACACTCACTCTGCTGTCGACAACATCCTGCTTAAGCTTAAACGTTTCCGGGTTGGCTTTCTGCGTCTGGGACAAGGACAGAAGGTCTGCCACACTCAGCAGCTGCCTTAAGCATTTAAAGTAGATAagactgtaatgtttttattgtaaataatctctggattttatttattttttaactgtaatATCTTATAAAAGTTAATTTAGAAGTGCACAAGACTTTGTTTTGTCCCTCACAATTGTCTTTGTCACATTCACTGGTTTCCCTCCAGGTTCACCCTGATATCCTGCCGTACACAGAGGAAAGTGTGAGGAAGATGGGCGTTCACACTCTGTCAGAGCTGGAGCAGTTCTATAACAAAGAGGTAAGGAGCTCATGAGAGGAATATCACAGTAACTTGGACTGATTTAAATACATTGCAGGTTGCAAtgctttttcaaaatattgaattTGTCACCTGATGTTTTAGCTGGTCGTAGCAACCACCTGTATGGGCATCAAGCATCCAATCTTCACACGTCGGCGCTTTGACTTCTGCATCGTAGATGAGGCATCGCAGATCAGCCAGCCGATCTGTCTCGGACCGCTTTTCTACGCCGGGAGGTTCGTCCTGGTCGGAGACCATCAGCAGCTGCCGCCTATAGTTCAGAACCAGGAAGCAAGGTCAGAAGTCTGATCTTAAATTTATGTTGAGGGAGGTTccaatgggggaaaaaaataagagaatgTTCTTAGTGTCGGCagctttttcttatttgtgtttgttttttccccttcaggTCACTCAGGATGGATGAAAGTCTGTTTAAACGCTTGGAGCTCCACAGTGAGGCAGTGGTTCAACTCAATGTTCAGTATCGGATGaacaggtaaataaataaatctgcatgCTGAGATGAAACTGGACACTTCAGCAACTAAGTCTGGGCATTTCAAGTAGCTTGCactataatgtttttattgttaaaaaaaagatctctggATTTTTTCAATGTCATTTCTCCTCATTCAGACCAGGTATTGTTTTAATGATGAAGAACACTTCATCCTACCTTTCCCTCTTTCTTATAAAAAAGGGAACTTAAGATCGACAATATCATATGAATCAAtctctaataaataaaatttgatgttttatcttGCTGGAAGATTGCAcagaaaagttaattttataaTGTGACATCTACaacacagacttttttttatattaggCAGATCATGTCTTTGAGTAACTCTCTGATGTACGACGGCCGGCTGGAGTGTGGATCAGAGAGGACGGCCACCGCTCTGCTCCCGCTGCCCCTCCTGCTCTCTGTCCAGTCGGAGCTCGAGTCTTACTCTCAGTCCCACCCTGAGCTTGACTTGACCTGGATACAGACCACACTGCTGCCCAGCAACCCTGTCTGCTTCCTGGACTGCTCACTGGTTAGTAGACTGTGAAATATACAAGTAAAgttggattttaaatgtttctgagcAGAAAGTCTGACTGTAATCCTCTCCATTGGCTCCTGCAGGTGCCTGCGTTGGAGTCGGTGGAACAGGGAGGAGTGAGCAATCGTACTGAAGCGGTCCTCATACACATGCTGCTTTCTCTTCTGATAAAGGTTCATTTGCTTACAAATTAGAACTCAAGAGACAATATGCAAACAATGAGAGTATCTTTGTTATTTCTGGTATgtactgttgtttatttttcttgtttttaggcTGGATGTAAGCCCAGTGACATTGGCGTCATCGCGCCTTACAGGCAGCAGTTAAAGAGCatctctgctctgctgcagccACCTGCTTTCACCGGTGTGGAGGTGAACACTGTGGACCGGTACCAGGGCCGAGACAAAAGTCTGATTGTTCTGTCATTTGTCCGGAGCACTACAGAAGAAGGACATGTAGGTGCCTCTGTTCTCATCTTGGGTCTTGTGTCTGCCTGAATGAAGAAGTGACTGTAAACCTGACCTGATTCGTCTTCCTGCCTGTCCTTTCACAGTTAGGGGAGTTATTGAAGGACTGGCGTCGCCTGAACGTGGCCATTACCAGGGCTAAACACAAACTGCTGATGGTGGGCTCCGCCACGACGCTTCGACGCTACTCACCTGTGGAGAAGTTACTCAATCATCTCCAGCAGGAAAACATGATATCCTTTaagttaacatttatttttcaattcaaaaaaattgtctttatttccatgctgtctgtatgtgtttttttcctgaaccCTTTCTTCACATTATCCAGCTCCCACCAGCTGCCCACAAGGCTTTACCCAGCATGCACCTCTGAAAGAAGTCACCTGATCATCTCAAAGTGAAGCTGGTGTTTCTTTGTGGATTGTCTGGATAgggcaataattaaaaacaacttttctgaaTAATTACTAAATGAATCGTTAGGAAGCATGTGGCCTTTTTAGAccgaaatcattttaaattggttcacaaaacaaagaaagttaaTATGGTGAACAAATAACCTCTGAGCCACTTCATGTTAAAAAGGTAATGGTACTTCTAATAAATAACCTTCTGCTGTAGTCACATTCAAAATTCATCTTTTTGCTTCCTGTATGTTTTTGCCAGATGTGAAGCCTTTCAGCCTCAGCCTCatattaaggttttattttatttttttacttctgaagGAGTTCAGTTTTGAATAATTTGCCATCTTGTGATGTGAAACACGGTACTGAGATTCAGAACAAGTGAATAGTTTTATTACAGTTAACTGagtttaaattacaataatagTTGGGTTTCAAACAATTAAATCTCAAGtagagctgtttgttttatcatcTGCCTCTTGTTAATGTACTGGAGATTGTTTTAGTTGTGAATGTTGGTACTTTTCTCCCCATTAGCATCAGCAGTAAAAGGATGTAAGATTAAACTACTTCACTAAGCTATAATAGGGATAAGCTCATACTTTAAATGACTCATTTTGGTTGACCTGTAATGAATACAATACCAAAAACCTTATTACCTTTGCCAgaaatatttgtctgtttacaaatgttttctccACTTCAGAAATTATAAGACTGGTGTGAACGGTAACAGAAGACTAGAAGAGTTTCACATTAAGAAATAAACCGTAACGAACTGGGCATTACCGAGCTGGTCTACAACTGAACCACAACATGATAGGCTGGTTTTCTTTACAACTAATTGTCTTAATTAAGAGCTGGTGGAGCAGAAACTACAGTGAAACTACCAGAAATGTCAAGATTACACTGGAGATAATatgatttaattaaacattttataagagTTTGTAATACAGAAGACAAATAATTCTTGGTTTCATATTTTagtgaattgattttttttttttttgttcattgcTGTGAGCTCAGATGTGATGATTTTTCCAACTAGAAAGCTGTGATTCCACCTTTTGATGCATTTCTTTCAACACAacctcagattttattttttagtgtttgtgttttgtctttgatattgtgatttttttaattttttttttaattttttgtagtttattgtgaataaatattGCTGATCCAAAGAAAGTGTGCTGTGCTCTTTTGCTGTTTGTTGCATGTTGATTTAAATTAGCATTGTTTCTTTGTTAGATTGACCAGTCTGTACGGGAGattctttatttcaaatcatctcatttattttcagtttctggCCGAACATGCGGCCCTTTTGAACCACGTTCTTTTGATTATAGTCTGATGGTTCCCTGCAGCACAGTGACAACTTCTCCAGCGATGTTGATCCTTCCGTCGTCTCGCACTTCAAGTTCCAGCTCCCCACCTCGGCTGGAGCACTGGTAAGctacacaaaaacaagataagATGAAGGATCAGAAACGCATTGTTATATTCTTCTTATGTCTTAAAATGCATGATATTTGATAGTAATTGAAAAGTTTATATAATGAATTtagatatgtaaaaaaaagcccTTATTTAATGTATATTAAAACAATTTGAAGACCTTGGAACAACAAGATCTATTTAAAGTTACACAAATGCAGGTGAACAATACATGAAAGattttcttcatttcagaaAAACTGAGCTGAGTTTCAGAGGCggtctattaaaaaaaaaaaaaaaaaatcagtagtTTGCACTTTAACAAACTTGAGTAATCGTCTTGTCCATGACCTTCAAAgtctcactttgttttaaagaatttttatgactttcatgTCATTCTAGTTTGCAGTCACTCGTTTATGCACAACTCTTCAAGTTCCCACCAGTGTTTAAATCAGGTCAAAGTCTGGACTTTGGATCGTTGCAACATAATTTTCCTTCTCTTTCATCTGTTTTGCTGTGCTTTAGATAATTGACTGTTTGTCGATGTTCCCAGGTCCTGTAGTTgctaaataagttaaaaatcATCACACTGCTGCCTCCGTGTTCAACAGCTGACATTAAAGATGGTCTAACCATGGCACCGTGCATCATGGCTGAACATTGTTACAGAAGTCTTTAGtccaaatgcagtttttctaaCCTAAGTTGCACTGCTTTGTTCTCTTGTTTAGAAGAAGCTTTCTCCTGTCAGGTTTTTCAAAAGCAACCAgactttgtctttttaaactttcctgaacatcaacattttaaaaagtaacggaggcctgtagagtctgagatgtaCTTCaggattagttttttttttcctgtttctttgtgAACTGAAGAGATGATGTCTCCTGGGGCAAaagcttaaatgttttccacatgtGAGAAATCTGTTACGGTGGAACGACAAACGTCTTTCTAACCCTTCCTAGATTGATGGGcaacagatgtttctgtaagatcattgttggtgtttttcatCAGTGACAAATGTGTTTAACCCACCCGAATGTTCCAGACCTGTAAACAGCAGaaacttttgcttttatagAACTGCTCACACTGGCTAAGGATAAGTTCATCAGTGCATTTGATCGAGGTTTAACTGACTGTAAGTTACTGAGGAACCAAAgagtggacttagtttttcatattttttatgcTCCTTTGGTTTTATACAACTCGTAATATTTTGTGTTGTCATTCGACTGAGGtagcttttatttcagttacttacccagcattttctttttcccaagTTCTTTTGACCAGTAGCTACCCAGGACAGTGTGCGCTGAACCTACAACAACAGCAAATTCACACTTTACAAACACACCTTTACCGTCTGAACGAGTGCAAGAAATCTGAAACTGCTTCTATGCAGCCTTGCTTGTAGGTGACTGTGTATAGCagcaaaaaaagtacaaattaaacCTCATCAGTTGTGATATGATGATCAGATCTGTTGCTTTAGAAGCAGCAGTGACTCAGATGAAAATGATCATCTCACCGGTGACGGGATCCTCTGGAATCCCAGCCCAGGGAGCAAAGTATCTGGAGTAGAAATCATACCCTGGTTGACACTCTGGTGAccctgtaaaaacattttaatgaaaatattttttgtgccTCAAGTCCTAACAGTACTGTTCACAGTCCAACATAAAATACTATGAAATGAGCAACAAACAAGTTACGGTGAAATTGCAGCTTCTTGTTTTGCTGCACTGTGCTGTCCCGGTTACCTTTCATGGTGACGATTATTCCTTTAACTTTTCCATTTGTCTCAATGCTCAGAAGAGCAACGGGGTCAACTTTCAGACCAGTTAGCACTGACCTAAAGATAATATGCAAACACAGTTTAGCGCTTTTTGAGAAGTACGTCAGGAAGGTCAAAGGTTTGAATTTCTTTTCCAGCTTTGGGAGAAATGAGCATTTTCTCtgattcagacatttttgttttactgcaagTGTGAGAAGAGACTAGAGCTGCTCACAAAATAGGAGGTTTGTGACGGACCTGTCACAGCTGTCAGACAGCCGAATCATGAGCTTCTTCATATTTGTGCTCAGAAAAACACCCTGAACTGGCAGGTTTCCAACTGCAGCCTGTGTTGCAGAAAAACACATCCGCAGATTTAAACAgactgactgaaaacacacagaacaataTTCGTGTAGATAAACTTATGATCAGTGTGCAAATGTAGTTTCTTACCTTTATAATGTCTTTGAAGTCAGCAGGatcctgacatttaaaaaagaagctatttttagtaacagtttttttttatgttttagatgtatAATTCTAAATTAGCCCAAACTTCTCAGATGTCTCACAGTGATATtacaagggggaaaaaaacacacaagatgcACAATTTGTGATATTTCAGCTAAAGTTGTAAATAGCTATTGTTTTAGTTCATAAGTTTactgaattttaacaaaaaacgtgtgcaattttaaaaactcagccagacttaaaggaaaaaataaaacaatcaatgtCAGCCATGGTTGTATGCTGTGTTTCTGATTGTGTCCTGTACCTCCTTGGTGGGAGGATTCAGAGGAAAGTCCATGATGTACCCGTCCTTTTTCCGGGTAACAGCCAGGTCTCCACTCCTGGTCTCAAACACCAGTGTTGGATTAACGTTCTCTGATGGAGCACAGACAGTAAACAACACAGTGACCAACACTCACATGCTTTCCTTTTCTTGTCAACTGCAACATGATCAACACCAAAACCTTACATTATGCAGAAAGAAAGCTTCAGCTGTGTTTAATTACAGTAATGTCTCATTTCCTTAGTGGTTAGACACCAGATGAACTCAGTATTTTACTGCTGCCAGTCCTTTTTGATTAATTTGAGTTCATAAAAGTAATGTTTGCAAActttcaacatattttaaagtgctttaacAGCAGTGATAACCATGATAAATCTGCACACAATAATTGTCATGAACAATCCCCAGTAAAGTATTTGGGTCTTACTTTTGTACTGGAACAGCACTGCTGCAGAGGCCAGGGTGGCATGACCGCACAGATTCACCTCAGTTGTTGGTGTGAACCATCGGAGGCAAAACCTTGAACCTGTCAACCACATCAGAATTTTAGACTGACATCTATTATTGTCTAAATTTatggacccccccccccccaacattTTGAAGCAATTACCTTTACCGGTCTGCAATAAATAGTTTACTGTAGCAGAACCTCACTTCTATCaagaaaataatccaaacaGTTACTGTTTCTTATAGAAAACTGCTGCTTACATACAACATAATGTTAGTTTCAGCACAGTTTGAGtctaaaaaagtgttttaaactctgaaaaGGTGAACTAAATAGCAAACTAAAATTTAAGGACTCTAAGCACAAATTAAAAGGTAGAAGTACTCACAGCTGGGAAAACTCCCCAAATGTTttggacaacaaaaaaatgaatatattaaGTTTTGAAAACTTATTAGAATATTTGCAAACATGGTTTATATTCTCAAGCAGTAAGCTCTTGATCCAAAAGGTTCTTCTTTAGGCggttttctgctgcatttttaaatgtgattacTCAACCTGTTGTTCATCCATAACAATGGAAGTTGTAGCTGTGTGTTTAACCCTGTTACTGCGTGTATCAAACTGCTGACAACAGaagttgtttcagtttgagaacACTCCCCAGAGCAAAACGACTAACTGACCTCCTGACACTCAGCTATTAGTAATCCTCTGGGGGAGGAAGCACCTTCAACCTTGGATCATATGACAACGTTTCTCATCAAAGCGACTGGATTTTGCAAACCGATTTAGGTTTTAATCGTTACGTTGTACAGAGCTGCAGATGTGGCCTGATGTAAAATGGATCTGTTTACTAAGATCTAAGCTTTAATATTACTGTACTCATTTTCACATGATGTGAAGcagtttattttgcataaagaagagcagaaacacaTAATGTGCCATAAGGACTAATGTGCAGATGTAGCATTAACTCACTAATGTTGCCTTCAAGACCATCTTCTAGTGAAATTTGTGAACACATTACTATTGACCTACTATGATTTTTGCTCTCAGTggttaaaaacaggtttgtccTTGTACttgagtgtttatttttcactgtgTGGCACTTGTTACTTTCAAACTACTGTTTTACATGATGGGCGATGTAATAAAATTGTTAAaccacttctttaaaaaattaaaagttgggTTTAGTTAAAGCCAATATTTCAGATGTCTGAAGCACTTAATTTAGTTACACTAACAAACCTGAAACTCATCCTGCAGTAGCTTTACTAGTAATAACAGGCTGGTTAAACATTAAATCTTATAATCTCCACAAATATCTTATCACTAAGACTAAACCAGCTCttttttgtaaacattaaaCACCATGTCGTTGCAGACATTGTTGGTTTTATCAGATGATGTGAAAGCTTCAGCAGCTATCAGCTACTATAACAAATTATAAATACTGAGGCACAATCTTTCTTGTGaaaggcaaacacaaaaaaatgtgcatttctgaTTGAATCCTTGATATGTTTAACTAACATCTGAGCGGTAATATATGAAATGATAGTTACCAGTAGTGAAGGTGTCAGCTGGGTTGATTGTGATGATGAAAGCTGTTTCTGATAGGTTCATCTCTGCTGCTATCTTCTGATACAGATCATCGTTCAGCTCCTGTTAGAAATAACACACAGATATTCATGGGCTGCAGTTGTTACTTTTACAGCAAATTCTCTGACCATGCAACACCTCTGCATGTTTGAACCTCTGTTTACACAGAGTGTTATAGTTACTAAAGCAGCTGGTGATCTATAGACAGTTTCTGGACAGAGCTGAATGCAAAAACTGTCAGccatgtttttagtttgaattatgtaaaaaaaattaaaaaaaaatcctccagttttttgttgtttttttaagttgtatGTTTTAGCTTCAAAAAGCTGATCTCTGCAATCCATAAAACACGTCTTTTTTGTGAATGTAGGCTTCCTGcatatctttttcttttctttttttttctttttaaccaagCTTCATTCATTGTGGGGGCCCCTtggctgaaacacacacacacacacacattcaacaCACTGAGCCACATGTTACTCACGTGCACAAGTGGACAGACGGCTGCAGGATTTCCCTTGAAGGGTAAATTTGTGAAGGAATCCAATGTAAACACTGGGATCTCCATTATTTTTAGGCCTAAAACAAAAGCGCCTGCAGCTAATAACAGTGGTGTGGAAGTGGGTCGGCGGCTGTCGGTGGACTTTTGACCCCTCCTGCTTGGTTTTGCAGCCAGCCCTCCCACAGACACCTCCTCTCTGCCACGGCTGCAAACTTGCTATGTGTTTCAGTGCAGTCTGAAAAGAGGTGTGTGTGGTGTAAGCATGCTTATCTTATGCTGATAACCCATTTAAAGTATAAACTTCTTCATGAAAAGCAGGTACTTTAAATAGAAGTAGATATATTTAGATTGAATGCgaatgtgcaaaagttttaaaccaactCAAATTTCTTTACAGGCCTACTTCAAAGGAGACAAACATTATTCTAatcttttaaagatttgttgaTCAATTCTTACGGCATTCTGAAGGTCTTCCAATGTCCTTTTTTCCAGTGCTTAACTACACCATGACAGTACAATGTGCaatgtgtccaaaaaaaatGGACTAAGTAGATGAAACAGGactaaaaagatttttctttttttgcaatctaacttttaaatttgtatgCAGAAATGTTCAGCTTATTCCGTAGAAAggtacttttcaaaatatttaacctttatttttgcaattattTTCCCCATGGATATACACTGAGCTATCTTcagttttttcaaaaacattgttcttttaaaaatctgcttcaaaaGACCTGCTCTATTTTTTAtctagctgttagctagccttatgatacttttagctcttatttAATCCTttgactttagcttttagctagcatcttTAAGCTTTTGGAAAGTtaaaagctacttttagctgctgttttggtaGTTttagttcttgtgtttttctgcttttgggCTTTGTCTgatattttgctccttttagctttaacaactcattttcagcttcttcagccaTATTCAGAAAAGTCAACCAGCGCCttgcattcacactgcattttcacgggaaaaaaaaaagctatttctcTATTTTATCTGTTAATCTGTTATCGTTGGTATTTTTCACTGAGTCAGCAGAAACAGTTGTTCTTTGTCCCCAGCAGGCTGAGAgtctaaattaaaacaagtgtagaaatgattgttttaggAGTTGAATGATTCATTTCCCTGAAAAAGGTCAAGTACTGGACTAAAAGAAAGGGTAAAAcagccaaattaaaaaaaaaacagcattgaAAGAGTCCCAGAATGCCTGAAATTTTTTACCACCACATATTCacttcaaaaatacaaagttaatCTACttaagcaaaatataaaaactaaataactccAAGACTTTTCCATAACTTTAAAAGTAGCTTTTTAGAgtagcaacaaaaaacaaaataaaatataatatttgagACTATTACATGGGAAATAGAAACTAAGATTAATAAGGTAGTCTTTGAGGTTATACTAATGTGTGTACCATACATTTCTCTGCCTTTCATTTTTCCTTGTTGACCTAgattacttttacattttcctaAATGTTATTCATTATAAGTATTTGCGCTTCTGCACTGAATATTTGCTCCTCGGGGCTCAACCCTGGATTATAATGTATTTTCTTACGTGCCTGAATCTATTGTTCTCGTTCTTTCTCGTGAAGTCTCGCGAGAACTTACATGAGCGCGTTTCCTGTGTAACCTGAGGAGCTGGAGCGGACCGGGATAAAGAAACGACCAcatgtaaaattatttatttgttttcttatatGCATTTTAGTGACTAATAACATAATTCTGCGTGGTAGTATATTTTGATACTGTGTTACAGCGCAGGGTCGTTTGCTGGCGAATTAATTTGGGTTTGTTGTACGTTTGACCGCTGTGTCTGTCCTGCGGTTGGCCTGCTAACTGTGCTAATGCTATAGAGCTAACACTTTAATTGAAGATCGACG
Protein-coding regions in this window:
- the LOC108237304 gene encoding phenazine biosynthesis-like domain-containing protein 1 encodes the protein MEIPVFTLDSFTNLPFKGNPAAVCPLVHELNDDLYQKIAAEMNLSETAFIITINPADTFTTGSRFCLRWFTPTTEVNLCGHATLASAAVLFQYKKNVNPTLVFETRSGDLAVTRKKDGYIMDFPLNPPTKEDPADFKDIIKAAVGNLPVQGVFLSTNMKKLMIRLSDSCDRSVLTGLKVDPVALLSIETNGKVKGIIVTMKGSPECQPGYDFYSRYFAPWAGIPEDPVTGSAHTVLGSYWSKELGKKKMLAYQCSSRGGELELEVRDDGRINIAGEVVTVLQGTIRL